One window from the genome of Salvia miltiorrhiza cultivar Shanhuang (shh) chromosome 7, IMPLAD_Smil_shh, whole genome shotgun sequence encodes:
- the LOC130992729 gene encoding E3 ubiquitin-protein ligase RSL1-like isoform X3 gives MFPISAYSGGITRGLDVAYEDALTIDDADYAEELQFQETLIASFFTSELENIPSSSVQEPNVYKGVTKPEIAEDSYQSFCGICLENKESWLMFANETCHHSFCYECTTSHVVAKIQDKVRDIACPAPGCNAVLDFDACRLMISDEALVQWDESLCMSLIPESQKLYCPFRDCSALLVNDHGDAFEKLRCLVCSRWFCAQCRVPWHVDFTCKEFQKLYAKKGGKVDKIVKELAKKKSWQKCPKCKMYVEKTEGCVHITCRCKYEFCYRCGAKWSDSHGSCRRKS, from the coding sequence ATGTTTCCTATCTCAGCATACTCTGGAGGAATCACGAGAGGCCTAGATGTTGCTTACGAAGATGCACTGACAATTGATGATGCTGATTACGCTGAGGAACTTCAGTTCCAAGAAACACTGATAGCCTCGTTTTTCACTTCAGAGTTGGAAAATATTCCATCTTCATCTGTGCAAGAACCTAACGTCTACAAAGGAGTGACGAAGCCTGAGATTGCTGAGGATTCATACCAAAGCTTCTGTGGAATATGTTTGGAAAACAAAGAGAGCTGGCTGATGTTCGCGAATGAGACGTGTCACCACTCCTTCTGTTACGAATGCACAACCAGCCATGTTGTAGCAAAGATCCAAGATAAAGTGAGAGACATAGCCTGCCCTGCACCAGGCTGCAACGCTGTACTTGACTTTGATGCTTGTAGGCTAATGATTTCCGATGAAGCCCTTGTTCAGTGGGACGAGTCCCTCTGCATGTCACTCATCCCTGAATCTCAGAAACTGTACTGCCCTTTCCGTGACTGCTCAGCTCTGCTCGTGAATGATCATGGGGATGCCTTTGAGAAGCTAAGATGCCTGGTGTGCAGCAGGTGGTTCTGTGCACAGTGTCGCGTCCCTTGGCACGTGGATTTCACGTGCAAGGAGTTCCAGAAGCTATATGCGAAGAAGGGAGGGAAAGTGGACAAGATAGTGAAGGAACTCGCGAAGAAGAAGAGCTGGCAGAAGTGCCCCAAGTGCAAGATGTATGTGGAGAAAACAGAAGGCTGCGTGCACATTACTTGTAGGTGCAAATACGAGTTCTGCTATAGATGTGGAGCCAAATGGTCGGATTCTCACGGCAGCTGCCGCCGGAAATCGTAG
- the LOC130992729 gene encoding E3 ubiquitin-protein ligase RSL1-like isoform X1: MISVTLKWPSALKFSGRIPATFEAFVSTYHHLSTFLRSDSGSSIVSFVMYSAGTFLAITLPAWIFLYFRKINKPFIRAADSAPLVNAPSPERRVGPIVDNAYSGGITRGLDVAYEDALTIDDADYAEELQFQETLIASFFTSELENIPSSSVQEPNVYKGVTKPEIAEDSYQSFCGICLENKESWLMFANETCHHSFCYECTTSHVVAKIQDKVRDIACPAPGCNAVLDFDACRLMISDEALVQWDESLCMSLIPESQKLYCPFRDCSALLVNDHGDAFEKLRCLVCSRWFCAQCRVPWHVDFTCKEFQKLYAKKGGKVDKIVKELAKKKSWQKCPKCKMYVEKTEGCVHITCRCKYEFCYRCGAKWSDSHGSCRRKS, translated from the exons ATGATTTCGGTGACACTCAAGTGGCCATCGGCCCTTAAATTTTCCGGCCGAATCCCGGCCACTTTCGAAGCCTTTGTTTCCACATACCACCACCTCTCCACCTTTCTCCGGTCGGACTCCGGCTCTTCAATCGTCTCCTTCGTAATGTACTCCGCCGGCACTTTTCTCGCAATCACTCTGCCTGCATGGATATTTCTCTACTTCAGAAAAATCAATAAACCCTTCATTCGCGCCGCCGATTCGGCGCCCCTCGTCAACGCCCCCTCTCCGGAGAGACGCGTGGGCCCTATCGTGGATAACG CATACTCTGGAGGAATCACGAGAGGCCTAGATGTTGCTTACGAAGATGCACTGACAATTGATGATGCTGATTACGCTGAGGAACTTCAGTTCCAAGAAACACTGATAGCCTCGTTTTTCACTTCAGAGTTGGAAAATATTCCATCTTCATCTGTGCAAGAACCTAACGTCTACAAAGGAGTGACGAAGCCTGAGATTGCTGAGGATTCATACCAAAGCTTCTGTGGAATATGTTTGGAAAACAAAGAGAGCTGGCTGATGTTCGCGAATGAGACGTGTCACCACTCCTTCTGTTACGAATGCACAACCAGCCATGTTGTAGCAAAGATCCAAGATAAAGTGAGAGACATAGCCTGCCCTGCACCAGGCTGCAACGCTGTACTTGACTTTGATGCTTGTAGGCTAATGATTTCCGATGAAGCCCTTGTTCAGTGGGACGAGTCCCTCTGCATGTCACTCATCCCTGAATCTCAGAAACTGTACTGCCCTTTCCGTGACTGCTCAGCTCTGCTCGTGAATGATCATGGGGATGCCTTTGAGAAGCTAAGATGCCTGGTGTGCAGCAGGTGGTTCTGTGCACAGTGTCGCGTCCCTTGGCACGTGGATTTCACGTGCAAGGAGTTCCAGAAGCTATATGCGAAGAAGGGAGGGAAAGTGGACAAGATAGTGAAGGAACTCGCGAAGAAGAAGAGCTGGCAGAAGTGCCCCAAGTGCAAGATGTATGTGGAGAAAACAGAAGGCTGCGTGCACATTACTTGTAGGTGCAAATACGAGTTCTGCTATAGATGTGGAGCCAAATGGTCGGATTCTCACGGCAGCTGCCGCCGGAAATCGTAG
- the LOC130992729 gene encoding E3 ubiquitin-protein ligase RSL1-like isoform X2 produces the protein MQGPLLYITAYSGGITRGLDVAYEDALTIDDADYAEELQFQETLIASFFTSELENIPSSSVQEPNVYKGVTKPEIAEDSYQSFCGICLENKESWLMFANETCHHSFCYECTTSHVVAKIQDKVRDIACPAPGCNAVLDFDACRLMISDEALVQWDESLCMSLIPESQKLYCPFRDCSALLVNDHGDAFEKLRCLVCSRWFCAQCRVPWHVDFTCKEFQKLYAKKGGKVDKIVKELAKKKSWQKCPKCKMYVEKTEGCVHITCRCKYEFCYRCGAKWSDSHGSCRRKS, from the exons ATGCAGGGTCCCCTGCTATACATTACAG CATACTCTGGAGGAATCACGAGAGGCCTAGATGTTGCTTACGAAGATGCACTGACAATTGATGATGCTGATTACGCTGAGGAACTTCAGTTCCAAGAAACACTGATAGCCTCGTTTTTCACTTCAGAGTTGGAAAATATTCCATCTTCATCTGTGCAAGAACCTAACGTCTACAAAGGAGTGACGAAGCCTGAGATTGCTGAGGATTCATACCAAAGCTTCTGTGGAATATGTTTGGAAAACAAAGAGAGCTGGCTGATGTTCGCGAATGAGACGTGTCACCACTCCTTCTGTTACGAATGCACAACCAGCCATGTTGTAGCAAAGATCCAAGATAAAGTGAGAGACATAGCCTGCCCTGCACCAGGCTGCAACGCTGTACTTGACTTTGATGCTTGTAGGCTAATGATTTCCGATGAAGCCCTTGTTCAGTGGGACGAGTCCCTCTGCATGTCACTCATCCCTGAATCTCAGAAACTGTACTGCCCTTTCCGTGACTGCTCAGCTCTGCTCGTGAATGATCATGGGGATGCCTTTGAGAAGCTAAGATGCCTGGTGTGCAGCAGGTGGTTCTGTGCACAGTGTCGCGTCCCTTGGCACGTGGATTTCACGTGCAAGGAGTTCCAGAAGCTATATGCGAAGAAGGGAGGGAAAGTGGACAAGATAGTGAAGGAACTCGCGAAGAAGAAGAGCTGGCAGAAGTGCCCCAAGTGCAAGATGTATGTGGAGAAAACAGAAGGCTGCGTGCACATTACTTGTAGGTGCAAATACGAGTTCTGCTATAGATGTGGAGCCAAATGGTCGGATTCTCACGGCAGCTGCCGCCGGAAATCGTAG
- the LOC130992730 gene encoding receptor protein-tyrosine kinase CEPR1-like, with translation MAPKHHLLLLLLILSTYTSFQTNPNNQTYFFHLINNYASGNSLSNWDYTNGKTYCYYAGVTCDDEQNIVGIDISGWSLSGTFPPQVCSYLPKLRLLRLGHNNFHGELPLIANCSFLEELNASSLYLTGHLPDFTPLSSLRVLDLSYNLFSGDFPLSLTNLTNLEVLNFNENPLFNLWELPETIAKLIKLKSLILSTCMLRGKIPTSVWNITPLIDLELSGNYLAGRLPKEVGLLQNLQHLELYYNELEGEIPVEIGNLTQLVDLDMSVNKLSGRIPASVCRLPKLRVFQLYNNSLVGEIPSDIANSTSLNTLSLYENLLSGEVPRDLGRSSAMVALDLAENELSGRLPEGLCSGGKLNYLLVLQNKFTGEIPKSYAECKSIVRFRVSNNNLGGEIPQGVFSLPLAWIIDLGYNNFVGSISPSIGNAKNLSQLFLQGNRISGSIPAEISLATSLVKIDLSNNLLSDAIPSQIGSLRRLNILMLHGNKLNSSIPESLSSLKSLNALDLSQNCLTGEIPESMSKLLPASLNFSNNHLSGVIPIPFTKGGMLESFVGNPNLCLPAEIHSSSPQNFSICSQRLIHSKKNTKCVWLTAILFMLAIALLGMVLVLKRWYGKERKVVETEDHTLSSSCFSYDMKSFHRLSFDQREITDAMVEKNIVGYGGSGTVYKIELSSGEVVAAKKLWSRKASEEQVVMEKELVTEVETLGSIRHKNIMKLYSYLSSLDCSLLVYEYMPNGNLWDAIHRGKVVLDWPIRHQIAVGVAQGLAYLHHHLMPPIIHRDIKSTNILLDVNYEAKLADFGIAKILQARGSKDSTTTVIAGTYGYLAPEYAYSSRATTKCDVYSFGVVLLELVTGKKPVEAVFGEGKNIVSWASGKAEGGRDVVDKRVSGLYEDDMLKVLTIALRCTCGAPALRPTMNEVAQHLIEADPCKFNCCKFSKDVQGILPDPTKPKDLIF, from the exons ATGGCTCCCAAACACCACCTCCTCCTTCTCCTCCTCATCCTCTCAACCTACACCTCTTTCCAAACAAACCCCAATAACCAAACCTATTTCTTCCATCTCATCAACAACTACGCCTCGGGGAACTCTCTCTCCAACTGGGATTACACCAATGGGAAGACCTACTGCTACTACGCCGGCGTCACCTGCGACGACGAGCAAAACATAGTCGGAATCGACATCTCCGGCTGGTCACTGTCCGGGACATTTCCCCCCCAAGTATGCTCTTATCTTCCAAAGCTCCGCCTTCTCCGCCTCGGCCATAACAACTTCCATGGCGAGCTCCCTCTCATCGCCAACTGCTCCTTCTTGGAAGAGCTCAACGCCAGCTCGCTGTATCTCACAGGACATCTGCCCGACTTCACGCCGTTGAGCTCGTTGAGGGTGCTTGATCTCTCCTACAACCTCTTCTCAGGCGATTTCCCTCTCTCACTCACCAACCTCACCAATCTTGAGGTGCTCAACTTCAACGAGAACCCTCTCTTCAACTTGTGGGAGCTGCCGGAGACCATAGCTAAGCTGATAAAGCTCAAGTCCTTGATTCTGTCCACGTGCATGCTGCGTGGGAAGATCCCGACCTCAGTTTGGAACATCACTCCCCTCATTGATCTCGAGTTGAGCGGGAACTATCTAGCCGGCCGCCTTCCAAAAGAAGTCGGCCTGCTCCAGAATCTGCAGCACCTCGAGCTCTACTACAACGAGCTGGAAGGGGAGATTCCGGTGGAGATTGGGAATCTCACGCAGCTCGTCGATTTAGACATGTCCGTTAACAAGCTGAGCGGCAGGATTCCGGCTTCCGTTTGTCGCCTTCCAAAACTAAGAGTGTTCCAGCTCTACAACAACAGTCTTGTAGGAGAAATCCCATCTGATATTGCGAATTCGACGAGCTTAAACACGCTGTCTCTGTACGAGAATCTCCTCAGCGGAGAAGTCCCGAGAGATCTCGGGAGATCATCGGCCATGGTTGCGTTGGACTTGGCGGAGAATGAGCTCTCCGGGAGGCTGCCGGAGGGGCTGTGCAGTGGGGGAAAATTGAACTACCTCCTGGTGCTGCAGAACAAATTCACGGGAGAAATCCCCAAGAGTTATGCAGAATGCAAGTCCATTGTAAGATTTCGAGTTAGTAATAACAATCTAGGAGGCGAGATACCACAAGGGGTATTCTCACTGCCTCTTGCATGGATCATTGATTTGGGATATAATAATTTCGTGGGTTCCATATCACCAAGTATTGGAAATGCTAAAAATTTGTCGCAGCTCTTCTTGCAAGGGAATAGGATTTCAGGTTCCATCCCCGCAGAGATCTCTCTCGCAACAAGCCTTGTCAAGATCGATCTCAGCAACAATCTTCTCTCCGACGCCATTCCTTCTCAGATTGGGAGCTTGAGACGCCTCAACATTTTGATGCTACACGGCAACAAGCTCAATTCTTCCATACCGGAATCCCTATCTTCCTTGAAGTCTCTCAACGCTCTTGATCTCTCACAGAATTGCCTCACTGGTGAAATCCCAGAAAGCATGAGCAAATTATTGCCTGCTTCCTTGAACTTTTCCAACAACCATCTCTCCGGTGTGATACCAATCCCATTCACAAAGGGAGGTATGTTGGAGAGCTTTGTTGGCAATCCAAACCTCTGTCTACCTGCAGAAATCCATTCATCATCACCCCAGAATTTCTCCATATGCTCCCAAAGATTAATCCATAGCAAGAAAAACACAAAATGTGTTTGGTTAACAGCTATTTTGTTTATGTTAGCAATCGCGCTTCTTGGGATGGTCCTAGTTTTAAAGAGATGGTATGGGAAAGAGAGAAAGGTTGTGGAAACTGAGGATCACACATTGTCATCATCATGCTTCTCATACGACATGAAAAGCTTCCACCGTTTGAGCTTCGATCAACGAGAGATCACGGACGCCATGGTGGAGAAGAACATCGTGGGATACGGGGGCTCAGGCACGGTGTACAAGATCGAGCTGAGCAGTGGAGAAGTTGTGGCGGCGAAGAAGCTGTGGAGCCGGAAAGCTTCGGAGGAGCAGGTGGTTATGGAGAAGGAGCTTGTAACAGAAGTGGAGACTCTGGGAAGCATAAGGCACAAGAACATCATGAAGCTGTATAGCTACTTGTCGAGCCTCGACTGCAGCTTGCTGGTGTATGAATACATGCCCAATGGGAATCTGTGGGATGCCATACACAGAGGGAAAGTGGTGTTGGATTGGCCTATTCGACACCAGATCGCGGTCGGGGTCGCCCAGGGATTGGCCTACCTACACCACCATCTCATGCCTCCCATCATTCATAGAGACATCAAGTCCACTAATATACTCTTGGATGTCAATTATGAAGCCAAACTTGCTGATTTCGGAATTGCAAAGATCCTTCAAGCAAGAGGCTCTAAGGATTCTACCACGACTGTTATTGCAGGAACTTATGGTTACTTAGCACCAG AATACGCGTATTCTTCAAGGGCGACTACCAAGTGTGATGTGTACAGCTTCGGAGTGGTGCTACTTGAGCTGGTGACGGGGAAAAAGCCGGTGGAGGCGGTGTTTGGTGAGGGCAAAAACATTGTGTCTTGGGCGAGTGGGAAGGCGGAGGGGGGTAGAGATGTGGTGGATAAGCGAGTGTCGGGGTTGTACGAGGATGACATGCTCAAAGTCCTCACCATCGCCCTGCGTTGCACGTGCGGAGCTCCGGCGCTGCGCCCCACCATGAACGAAGTCGCGCAGCACCTCATTGAGGCAGACCCTTGCAAATTCAACTGCTGCAAGTTTTCCAAAGATGTTCAAGGAATATTGCCAGACCCTACTAAACCTAAAGACCTCATATTTTAA